The proteins below come from a single Marinobacter sp. MDS2 genomic window:
- a CDS encoding acyl-CoA synthetase, with protein MTSIFDDGLAPRDANYAVQSPIDFIERTASVYPNYPAIIHGAIRRNWAETYDRCRRLASALKGRGIHRGDTVAVMLPNIPAMVECHFAVPMIGAVLNTLNVRLDADAIGFMLEHGEAKVVIADREFGQVIKDAVSGLKNKPLVIDVDDPEYGEGVQVSDLDYEAFLQEGDPEFQWSFPADEWDAISLNYTSGTTGNPKGVVYHHRGAYVNALGNQAVWSMGMHPVYLWTLPMFHCNGWCFPWTITAMAGTHVCLRRVDPEKILQLIRDHQVTHMCGAPIVLNALLNASPEAKAGIDHEVKSMTAGAAPPAQVIGAIEELGIKVTHVYGLTEVYGPVTVCAWKSEWDELPLDERAKLKARQGVRYHTMGGTMVGDPNTMEPVPKDGKTIGEIFLRGNTVMKGYLKNPTATEEAFRGGWFHTGDLAVWHEDGYLEIKDRLKDIIISGGENISTIEVEDTLYRHPAVMEAAVVARPDEKWGETPCAFVTLKPEAGDVSEDDIISFCREHLARFKVPKTVIFTDLPKTSTGKIQKFVLRDQAKELN; from the coding sequence ATGACTTCGATCTTTGATGACGGCCTTGCGCCACGGGACGCGAACTACGCGGTCCAATCGCCTATTGATTTCATCGAACGTACCGCCAGCGTTTATCCGAACTATCCCGCCATCATTCACGGCGCTATTCGCCGGAACTGGGCAGAAACGTACGATCGGTGCCGGCGTTTGGCCTCGGCCCTGAAAGGTCGTGGTATTCACCGGGGCGATACGGTCGCGGTCATGTTGCCGAATATCCCGGCTATGGTGGAGTGCCATTTTGCTGTACCGATGATCGGCGCGGTGTTGAATACCCTGAACGTTCGGCTTGATGCTGACGCGATCGGCTTCATGCTGGAACACGGCGAAGCGAAAGTCGTGATTGCGGACCGCGAGTTCGGCCAAGTGATCAAGGATGCCGTCAGTGGATTGAAAAACAAGCCGCTGGTGATCGATGTCGACGACCCGGAATACGGTGAAGGTGTTCAGGTTAGCGATCTGGATTACGAAGCCTTCCTGCAAGAGGGGGATCCCGAGTTTCAGTGGAGTTTCCCTGCGGATGAATGGGACGCGATCTCCCTGAATTACACCTCCGGTACCACCGGTAACCCGAAAGGCGTGGTCTATCACCATCGCGGCGCCTACGTTAACGCGTTGGGTAACCAGGCGGTTTGGTCTATGGGGATGCACCCGGTGTATCTCTGGACACTGCCAATGTTCCACTGCAATGGCTGGTGTTTCCCGTGGACCATCACGGCTATGGCCGGTACCCATGTTTGCTTGCGCCGGGTTGACCCGGAAAAAATTCTGCAGTTGATTCGTGATCATCAGGTTACCCATATGTGTGGCGCGCCGATCGTGCTCAACGCATTGCTGAACGCCTCGCCCGAAGCCAAAGCGGGCATCGATCACGAAGTGAAGTCTATGACAGCCGGTGCTGCGCCCCCCGCTCAGGTTATTGGCGCGATCGAAGAGCTTGGTATCAAGGTCACTCACGTTTACGGCTTGACCGAAGTGTATGGCCCCGTGACCGTGTGTGCTTGGAAATCCGAGTGGGACGAACTGCCGCTGGATGAGCGTGCCAAGCTGAAAGCGCGTCAGGGTGTTCGTTATCACACCATGGGCGGAACCATGGTGGGTGACCCGAATACCATGGAGCCGGTACCCAAAGATGGCAAAACCATCGGTGAGATTTTCCTGCGCGGTAACACCGTGATGAAAGGGTACCTGAAGAACCCGACAGCGACGGAAGAAGCGTTCCGTGGTGGCTGGTTCCATACCGGTGACCTGGCGGTCTGGCACGAAGACGGTTACCTGGAAATCAAGGATCGTCTCAAAGACATCATTATTTCCGGTGGCGAGAATATTTCCACCATCGAGGTGGAAGACACTCTGTACCGGCATCCCGCTGTGATGGAAGCGGCCGTTGTCGCGCGGCCTGATGAAAAATGGGGCGAAACACCTTGTGCGTTCGTGACCCTGAAGCCAGAAGCCGGAGATGTCTCTGAAGACGACATCATCAGCTTCTGCCGCGAACATCTGGCTCGCTTCAAGGTGCCCAAAACGGTGATATTCACTGATCTGCCCAAGACCTCGACCGGCAAAATCCAGAAGTTTGTGCTTCGGGATCAGGCCAAAGAGCTGAACTGA
- a CDS encoding solute carrier family 23 protein: MQLLQRKNGEEQPYWPAGPFKVRLPFVHYRWEFAEMVQALIMFVVSLAMIPLLEKYLGVPYDVALAYVVICGIGFMLPALLGVPLVPGWITPGIPVVLLFLSDYEPGPEAIQALFALQFLVFLIFLILGVTRLGSKLVEWIPRSMKGGIIIGAGIAALMGEIEAGGRLANTPISLIVGGLVCLYLMFSVSFKGFVDKSALARKIANYGMVPGMVVAILVGFATGEYDVPDVQWGITKPAFDQLWNYLPFTVGFPDMNVFLYAIPTAVIAYVIAFGDIVVGQSLMSRVDHLRKDEDIDNSIDRAHLVTALRNGGHAFFAPYPGLAGPIWTAVTATMAERYKYGRNAMDSIYSGGGTFWITGFIALFVLPLVSFFQPVLPIALSLTLLLTGYICLMVGLEQLENNTERGIAGTMGVVLAVYGAGWGLATGAVLYFLIERTRLLGFTSDPEAPGAEVADEH; encoded by the coding sequence ATGCAACTTTTACAGAGAAAAAATGGCGAAGAGCAGCCGTACTGGCCGGCTGGCCCCTTCAAGGTTCGATTGCCTTTTGTTCACTATCGGTGGGAATTCGCGGAGATGGTGCAGGCTTTGATCATGTTCGTGGTCAGTCTTGCCATGATTCCACTCCTTGAAAAATATCTGGGCGTTCCCTACGACGTAGCCTTGGCCTACGTGGTGATCTGCGGCATCGGTTTCATGCTGCCTGCGTTGTTGGGTGTGCCGCTGGTACCGGGCTGGATTACGCCGGGGATCCCTGTGGTGCTGTTGTTCCTGTCGGATTACGAGCCCGGCCCCGAAGCCATTCAGGCGTTGTTTGCGCTGCAGTTTCTGGTATTCCTGATCTTCCTGATCCTGGGTGTGACTCGCCTCGGCAGTAAACTGGTGGAGTGGATACCCCGTTCCATGAAAGGCGGCATCATCATTGGCGCCGGTATCGCGGCTCTAATGGGCGAAATTGAAGCGGGTGGACGACTGGCCAATACGCCGATCTCACTGATTGTCGGTGGTTTGGTGTGTCTGTACCTGATGTTCTCGGTTTCGTTCAAAGGTTTTGTCGACAAGAGTGCACTGGCCCGCAAGATTGCCAATTACGGCATGGTGCCGGGTATGGTTGTGGCGATTCTGGTGGGCTTTGCGACCGGTGAATACGACGTGCCGGATGTGCAGTGGGGGATCACCAAGCCCGCGTTTGATCAGCTTTGGAACTACCTGCCATTCACCGTTGGCTTTCCGGATATGAATGTCTTCTTGTATGCCATTCCGACGGCGGTGATTGCCTACGTTATCGCGTTTGGCGACATAGTAGTGGGGCAGTCGTTGATGAGTCGTGTGGATCATCTGCGAAAAGATGAGGACATCGATAACAGCATTGATCGGGCTCACCTCGTGACTGCACTTCGTAATGGTGGCCACGCATTCTTCGCACCGTATCCCGGCCTGGCTGGCCCGATCTGGACGGCCGTCACCGCCACCATGGCTGAGCGCTACAAGTATGGCCGTAATGCGATGGATTCCATCTACAGCGGTGGCGGTACTTTTTGGATTACCGGCTTCATTGCTCTGTTTGTACTGCCTTTGGTGAGCTTCTTTCAGCCAGTATTGCCAATCGCCTTGTCGTTGACTCTGTTGCTGACCGGTTACATCTGTTTGATGGTGGGCCTTGAGCAGCTTGAGAACAACACCGAGCGCGGCATTGCCGGCACCATGGGCGTAGTGCTCGCGGTTTACGGTGCAGGCTGGGGATTGGCGACCGGTGCTGTGTTGTATTTCCTGATCGAGCGTACCCGCCTGCTGGGCTTCACCTCGGATCCGGAAGCACCCGGCGCTGAAGTAGCCGACGAACACTGA
- a CDS encoding DegV family protein, which produces MRVGLIVDSACDLPHEFATKHDLFILPVTAIINGETYIDTHDPALTQQFYKSGLLEKGHHAETEAFSVKQIHDLFMEKIVTEYDIAICETVTRSRSQIYQNASDAMHSVMANYQVAREASGRPGKFSMRVIDSKQIFAGQGLLAAHTLKRIEQKASKNALKYEVETFADNIYTCVIPRDIHYIRERARRRGDKSVSAVAAFLGKALNLTPVIFGQGAEGKPVAKTFNFDVAVERVMNYAIARIEAGLLTPYLSMSCGLSWDEIEALPGLDRLRETCERNNVELLLSQMGITSSIYVGPGSICLCLAAEPHEFQDYQ; this is translated from the coding sequence ATGCGCGTTGGCTTAATTGTTGATTCAGCCTGTGATTTGCCCCATGAATTTGCCACCAAACACGATCTGTTTATTCTGCCGGTAACCGCCATCATTAATGGCGAGACCTACATAGATACTCACGATCCGGCATTGACTCAGCAGTTTTATAAGAGTGGCCTGTTGGAAAAAGGGCACCATGCCGAAACAGAAGCTTTTTCGGTTAAACAGATTCACGATCTGTTTATGGAAAAGATCGTCACTGAATACGATATCGCCATTTGTGAAACCGTTACGCGCAGTCGCAGCCAGATTTATCAAAATGCCAGTGATGCAATGCACTCGGTCATGGCGAACTACCAGGTTGCCCGTGAGGCATCCGGTCGGCCGGGCAAGTTTTCCATGCGGGTCATTGATAGCAAGCAGATTTTTGCGGGCCAAGGGTTGTTAGCGGCTCATACGCTAAAACGAATAGAGCAAAAAGCCTCCAAAAATGCCTTGAAATACGAAGTTGAAACGTTTGCAGATAATATTTACACCTGTGTTATTCCGCGGGATATCCACTACATTCGCGAACGAGCCCGACGTCGAGGCGATAAAAGTGTTTCGGCCGTTGCTGCGTTTTTGGGGAAGGCTTTAAATCTGACTCCCGTGATTTTCGGGCAAGGGGCGGAAGGTAAGCCGGTGGCGAAAACCTTTAATTTCGATGTGGCCGTCGAGAGAGTCATGAATTATGCCATCGCCCGCATTGAAGCGGGGTTGCTAACGCCCTACCTGAGCATGTCCTGTGGGTTAAGCTGGGATGAAATCGAAGCACTGCCGGGGCTGGATCGTCTTCGCGAAACCTGCGAGCGTAATAATGTAGAGTTGTTGCTGTCGCAAATGGGCATTACCAGTTCGATATATGTCGGCCCGGGAAGCATCTGCCTGTGTTTGGCGGCCGAACCCCATGAATTTCAGGACTACCAGTAA
- the fdxA gene encoding ferredoxin FdxA, which yields MAFIVTDNCIKCKYTDCVEVCPVDCFYEGPNFLVIDPDECIDCALCEPECPAEAIFSEDELPAGQEAFVEINADLAGKWPNITEKKDPLPDAEEWDGKTDKLQYLER from the coding sequence ATGGCGTTTATCGTTACTGATAACTGCATCAAGTGCAAATACACCGACTGTGTAGAAGTCTGCCCGGTAGACTGCTTCTACGAAGGCCCCAACTTTCTGGTTATCGACCCGGACGAGTGCATTGACTGTGCCCTGTGCGAACCAGAGTGCCCGGCAGAAGCTATCTTCTCGGAAGACGAACTGCCTGCGGGCCAGGAAGCTTTCGTAGAGATCAACGCCGATCTCGCTGGCAAGTGGCCGAACATCACTGAAAAGAAAGACCCGCTGCCAGACGCGGAAGAATGGGACGGAAAAACCGACAAGCTTCAGTATCTGGAGCGCTGA
- the mutS gene encoding DNA mismatch repair protein MutS: protein MTASAKNPAKQESPKHTPMMQQYLKIKGEHPNEMVFYRMGDFYELFYDDAKKAAELLDITLTARGQSGGNPIPMAGVPFHAAEGYIARMVRAGQSIAIAEQIGDPATSKGPVERQVVRIVTPGTLSDEAFLEDRRDNLLAAIFSHKEQFGFASLDISSGRFAVSELDSLEALQGELQRLRPAEILISEDFPYGEILEGFTGVRRQGPWLFEMDTAHRIITQQLQVKDLTGFGCEDLHLAVCAAGCLLQYARETQRTALPHIRKLTRERREEAVILDAASRRNLEIDTNLMGGHQYTLAWVMDRTATPMGARELRRWLNRPLRDIHVVRQRQQAVAALLDGFHYEPTHDLLKRVGDIERILARVALRSARPRDLARLRDAFQALPDLQETLKAVQSDHISHLANTVSEYPELAYLLEHSIIENPPVVIRDGGVIREGFDAELDELRNISENAGQYLLDVETRERERTGISTLKVGYNRVHGYYIEISRAQSDQAPADYIRRQTLKNAERFITPELKEFEDKALSAKSRALAREKGLYDEVLEAVAEQLAPLQDAAQALAELDVLSNFAERATSLRFTAPEFTDEPGFTVEEGRHPVVEQLLDEPFVPNNLLIDDKRRMLVITGPNMGGKSTYMRQAALIALLAYTGSFVPADRAVLGPVDRIFTRMGSSDDIAGGRSTFMVEMTETANILHNATEHSLVLMDEVGRGTSTFDGLSLAWATAEHLAKEIRCYTLFATHYFELTQLAEDLEHAVNVHLTATEHDDSIVFLHNVHDGPASQSYGLQVAKLAGVPQDVIQHAKTQLAHLEGSAAPAAEIRKSEPAPVQAPAPSASDHGAFQSDMFASMEPSDVERALQKLDVDGLSPRDALNQLYELKALLRN from the coding sequence ATGACGGCATCCGCGAAGAACCCGGCCAAGCAGGAATCTCCCAAGCACACCCCCATGATGCAGCAGTACCTCAAAATCAAAGGTGAACACCCCAATGAGATGGTGTTTTACCGCATGGGGGACTTTTACGAGCTGTTTTACGACGATGCCAAGAAAGCCGCCGAGCTTCTGGACATCACCCTGACCGCCCGAGGCCAATCCGGTGGCAACCCTATCCCGATGGCGGGCGTACCGTTTCACGCAGCGGAAGGCTACATCGCGCGCATGGTTCGGGCGGGCCAGTCCATTGCGATTGCTGAACAAATCGGCGACCCCGCCACCAGTAAAGGCCCGGTAGAACGCCAGGTTGTCCGCATTGTTACGCCGGGCACCCTCAGCGACGAAGCCTTTCTGGAAGACCGCAGAGACAACTTGCTAGCCGCCATCTTCAGCCACAAAGAGCAGTTCGGCTTTGCCTCGCTGGATATTTCAAGCGGCCGGTTTGCGGTGTCTGAGCTTGATAGCCTGGAAGCCCTGCAGGGCGAACTTCAGCGCCTGCGGCCCGCAGAAATACTGATCAGCGAAGATTTCCCCTACGGCGAGATTCTTGAAGGCTTCACCGGTGTGCGCCGACAAGGCCCATGGCTGTTCGAAATGGACACCGCACACAGGATCATCACCCAGCAGTTGCAGGTAAAAGATCTCACCGGCTTTGGCTGCGAAGATCTGCACCTAGCCGTTTGCGCCGCCGGCTGTTTGCTTCAGTACGCGCGCGAGACCCAACGCACCGCCCTGCCCCACATTCGCAAGCTGACCCGGGAACGCCGGGAAGAAGCGGTGATTCTGGATGCGGCGAGCCGCCGGAATCTGGAAATCGATACCAACCTGATGGGCGGCCACCAATACACCCTCGCCTGGGTGATGGATCGCACCGCTACCCCCATGGGTGCCCGGGAGCTGCGCCGATGGCTCAACCGGCCCCTGCGTGACATCCATGTAGTCCGCCAGCGTCAACAGGCAGTTGCAGCACTACTGGACGGTTTCCACTACGAGCCGACTCACGATCTACTCAAGCGTGTTGGTGACATTGAGCGAATTCTTGCCCGCGTTGCCCTGCGATCCGCGCGGCCGAGAGACCTTGCGCGCCTGCGAGACGCCTTTCAGGCCCTGCCCGACCTTCAGGAAACCCTGAAAGCCGTTCAATCGGATCACATTTCGCATCTGGCGAACACGGTCAGTGAGTACCCTGAACTGGCTTATCTGCTTGAACATTCCATTATCGAGAACCCACCGGTGGTGATTCGTGATGGCGGCGTGATTCGCGAAGGTTTTGATGCGGAACTGGACGAGCTACGTAACATCAGTGAGAACGCGGGCCAGTACCTGCTCGACGTGGAAACCCGAGAGCGCGAACGCACCGGCATCAGCACCCTGAAAGTAGGTTATAACCGGGTACACGGTTACTACATCGAAATCAGCCGTGCCCAGTCAGATCAGGCGCCGGCAGACTATATCCGGCGCCAGACCCTGAAAAACGCGGAACGCTTTATTACCCCAGAGCTGAAAGAGTTCGAAGATAAAGCCTTGAGCGCCAAGAGCCGCGCCCTGGCCCGGGAAAAGGGCCTATACGACGAAGTTCTGGAAGCCGTGGCCGAGCAATTGGCGCCACTTCAGGACGCCGCTCAGGCTCTGGCCGAACTCGACGTACTGAGCAACTTTGCCGAGCGCGCCACCAGCTTGCGCTTCACGGCACCGGAGTTTACCGACGAACCCGGCTTCACCGTCGAGGAGGGCCGCCATCCGGTGGTCGAGCAGCTGTTGGATGAACCGTTCGTGCCAAACAACCTGCTGATCGACGACAAGCGTCGCATGCTGGTCATCACCGGCCCGAACATGGGCGGTAAATCGACCTATATGCGCCAGGCTGCGCTGATTGCACTGCTCGCCTATACCGGCAGTTTCGTGCCCGCTGACCGCGCTGTGCTCGGTCCGGTTGACCGTATTTTCACTCGTATGGGGTCATCGGATGACATTGCCGGCGGTCGCTCCACCTTTATGGTGGAAATGACGGAAACGGCTAACATCCTGCACAACGCTACCGAACACAGCCTGGTGCTGATGGACGAAGTAGGCCGAGGCACCAGCACCTTTGATGGCTTGTCACTGGCCTGGGCCACCGCTGAACACCTGGCCAAAGAAATCCGGTGCTACACCTTGTTCGCGACCCATTACTTTGAGCTGACTCAGTTGGCCGAAGACCTGGAGCACGCCGTCAACGTGCACCTGACAGCAACCGAGCACGACGACAGCATCGTGTTCCTGCACAACGTCCATGACGGCCCGGCAAGCCAGAGCTACGGCCTTCAAGTTGCCAAGCTTGCGGGTGTACCTCAAGACGTTATTCAACACGCAAAAACCCAGCTGGCGCATCTGGAAGGCAGCGCCGCCCCGGCGGCGGAGATTCGGAAATCCGAGCCTGCCCCCGTCCAAGCTCCGGCACCAAGCGCCTCTGACCACGGCGCGTTCCAGAGCGACATGTTCGCCAGCATGGAACCCAGCGATGTTGAACGGGCTTTGCAGAAGCTGGATGTTGACGGCCTGAGCCCGCGAGACGCGCTCAATCAGCTGTACGAACTCAAAGCGTTGCTGAGAAACTAG
- a CDS encoding TIGR04282 family arsenosugar biosynthesis glycosyltransferase codes for MKPVRILIMAKEPRPGRAKTRLIPALGEQHAAALADRLFQRTLQQALAADLGPVELHITPDPSARYWQELPGAERCERFSQVEGDLGARMAAAARNGLAQSTAVLIIGTDCPDLDADQLKALAQSLQSYDCCLCPVTDGGYALIGLRQFSHTLFTDIPWSTADVAPITRNRARALGWTCYESKYLQDVDEPEDLLHLSQNHPELISPSD; via the coding sequence ATGAAGCCTGTTCGAATCCTTATCATGGCCAAGGAACCCCGGCCCGGTCGTGCCAAAACCCGGCTGATTCCAGCTCTGGGCGAGCAGCACGCTGCGGCCCTGGCCGACCGATTGTTTCAGAGAACGCTGCAACAAGCTTTGGCCGCCGATCTGGGACCGGTTGAACTGCACATCACACCGGATCCGTCGGCCCGCTATTGGCAAGAACTTCCGGGAGCGGAACGCTGCGAGCGCTTCTCACAAGTGGAGGGCGATCTGGGCGCCCGCATGGCAGCCGCTGCTCGGAATGGCCTGGCTCAGAGTACAGCCGTACTGATCATCGGCACCGACTGCCCAGACCTTGATGCCGATCAGCTCAAAGCGCTGGCGCAATCGCTGCAAAGCTACGATTGCTGCTTGTGTCCAGTCACTGATGGTGGTTATGCGTTGATTGGCTTACGGCAATTTTCTCACACGTTGTTTACCGATATCCCCTGGAGCACAGCGGACGTTGCACCGATCACCCGGAACAGAGCCAGAGCGCTCGGCTGGACATGCTACGAAAGCAAGTATCTACAGGACGTGGACGAACCGGAAGACCTCCTTCACCTCAGTCAAAACCACCCCGAGCTGATTTCTCCGAGCGACTAA
- a CDS encoding TIGR04283 family arsenosugar biosynthesis glycosyltransferase — MPRTTTVQPELAIIVPVLNEAAVLTELMVHLTHWHQRGAEVVIVDGGSTDQTVAIARERGFNVITAPAGRANQMNAGAHASHAERLLFLHADTRLPDNADHVLARIFSSTGPAWGRFDVVIEGRSKMLPVIATLMNWRSRFSGIATGDQALFMSRELFNQTGGFPEQPLMEDIEMSKRLKQLCRPVCLRHKVITSGRRWDTRGSWPTILLMWQLRWAYWRGIPAQQLAERYR; from the coding sequence GTGCCACGCACCACCACGGTTCAACCTGAGCTCGCCATCATCGTACCAGTGCTGAACGAAGCGGCGGTATTAACCGAGCTAATGGTGCATTTAACCCATTGGCACCAACGGGGAGCCGAAGTAGTCATAGTTGATGGCGGCAGCACCGACCAAACCGTAGCAATAGCTCGCGAAAGAGGATTCAACGTCATCACTGCTCCAGCCGGCCGTGCCAACCAGATGAACGCCGGCGCGCACGCCAGCCACGCAGAACGTTTGCTTTTTCTACATGCCGACACGCGGCTACCGGACAATGCCGATCACGTTCTGGCTCGCATATTTAGTTCCACAGGCCCGGCGTGGGGACGTTTTGATGTGGTGATTGAAGGGCGCTCCAAAATGCTGCCCGTTATCGCAACCTTGATGAACTGGCGCTCGAGATTCAGCGGTATTGCGACCGGAGACCAAGCCTTGTTCATGAGCCGGGAACTGTTTAATCAAACCGGCGGATTTCCTGAACAGCCGTTGATGGAAGACATCGAGATGAGCAAACGGTTGAAGCAACTCTGTCGCCCTGTTTGCCTTCGGCATAAAGTGATCACCTCCGGCCGAAGGTGGGACACCCGCGGCAGCTGGCCAACCATCCTGCTCATGTGGCAACTTCGGTGGGCATACTGGCGCGGCATTCCTGCCCAACAACTGGCAGAGCGTTACCGATGA
- a CDS encoding FAD-dependent oxidoreductase produces MKRLVLMGAGHAHLIVLKQWLSAPLKDVELVLVTPSAWQYYSGMLPGGVAGHYSVDQCRIDARSLALAAGARVVLGSVIEVRADKKQVRLTDGDLLDYDWLSIDIGATTNLESLRGYAGTLLSIKPLGQFHQQWSRHHERSGAKGAHIALVGGGAAGAELAMAVAHAGRAGATAPAKVSLITGNQGLLPDFRPRIRKLAHNKLAALGIEVVEQRAEAAGHDLVLTDGVTMRPDLVMAATGSEAFSFLATSGLAVDAQGFVLVNEHQQSLSHPEVFAAGDVCSRLDQSLNRSGVHAVRTAPVLAANLRAATESGEFTAFQPRTNTLYLLSCGDKTAIGSYGPFAFSGQWVWRLKDKIDRRFVGGF; encoded by the coding sequence ATGAAACGACTGGTTTTGATGGGGGCCGGGCACGCACATCTGATCGTCTTGAAGCAATGGCTGTCGGCCCCGCTGAAAGACGTGGAGTTGGTGCTGGTTACGCCCTCAGCGTGGCAATACTACTCGGGTATGTTGCCCGGAGGGGTTGCCGGGCACTATTCCGTTGATCAATGCCGAATTGATGCCCGATCGCTGGCTCTGGCGGCGGGTGCCAGGGTTGTGCTGGGCAGTGTGATCGAAGTGCGGGCGGATAAAAAGCAGGTTCGGCTGACGGACGGCGATCTGCTGGATTACGACTGGCTATCGATCGACATCGGTGCGACAACCAATCTTGAAAGCCTGCGGGGGTACGCTGGCACGCTGCTTAGTATTAAGCCTCTGGGGCAGTTTCATCAGCAGTGGTCACGACACCATGAACGTTCGGGTGCCAAGGGCGCGCACATAGCACTGGTGGGAGGTGGTGCTGCGGGGGCCGAACTGGCGATGGCCGTCGCACATGCCGGGCGAGCGGGTGCGACAGCGCCGGCCAAGGTAAGTTTGATAACCGGTAATCAGGGGCTTTTGCCGGATTTTCGTCCGCGCATCCGTAAGTTGGCCCACAACAAGCTGGCAGCACTGGGCATAGAGGTGGTTGAGCAGCGTGCGGAAGCGGCGGGCCATGATCTGGTCCTGACTGACGGCGTGACTATGCGCCCGGATCTGGTTATGGCTGCAACCGGTTCAGAGGCTTTTTCCTTTCTGGCAACAAGCGGGTTGGCGGTGGACGCCCAAGGGTTTGTGTTGGTGAATGAGCATCAACAAAGCCTCTCCCATCCGGAAGTGTTTGCTGCAGGCGATGTCTGCAGTCGTTTGGATCAATCACTAAACCGGTCGGGTGTGCACGCGGTTCGCACGGCACCGGTGCTGGCGGCGAATCTGCGCGCCGCGACAGAATCGGGTGAATTCACGGCCTTTCAGCCGCGAACCAATACGTTGTACCTTCTTTCTTGTGGCGACAAAACCGCGATAGGCAGTTACGGCCCGTTCGCTTTTTCCGGGCAGTGGGTCTGGCGTTTGAAAGACAAAATTGATCGCAGGTTTGTGGGTGGTTTCTAA
- a CDS encoding nicotinamide-nucleotide amidohydrolase family protein — MQASDLALEQAGNALAELLEQQGRTMATAESCTGGWVAKVLTDRAGSSAYLMAGLVTYSNESKQAILGVEASSLDAYGAVSEVVVRQMVAGAIRVAGVDVAVAISGIAGPGGGSESKPVGTVWFAWGTGDGRVEASVKRFDGDREQVRRQAVLYVLQGVTKFLRKL; from the coding sequence ATGCAGGCATCAGATCTGGCGCTTGAACAGGCCGGTAATGCGCTGGCCGAGCTGCTGGAGCAGCAGGGGCGAACGATGGCGACCGCCGAGAGTTGCACCGGTGGCTGGGTGGCCAAAGTTTTGACCGATAGGGCGGGTTCTTCGGCGTATTTGATGGCAGGACTGGTGACCTACAGCAACGAATCCAAGCAGGCCATTCTTGGCGTAGAGGCCTCTTCGTTGGATGCGTATGGTGCTGTGAGTGAAGTGGTGGTCCGCCAGATGGTTGCCGGTGCGATCAGAGTTGCAGGTGTCGATGTGGCCGTGGCAATCAGTGGCATTGCCGGCCCCGGGGGTGGCAGCGAGTCAAAGCCTGTTGGTACTGTCTGGTTTGCATGGGGAACCGGAGACGGGAGAGTGGAGGCCAGCGTGAAACGTTTTGATGGTGACCGTGAACAGGTGCGGCGCCAGGCGGTTTTGTATGTCCTGCAAGGGGTTACGAAGTTTCTACGAAAGCTGTGA